A stretch of Gossypium hirsutum isolate 1008001.06 chromosome A06, Gossypium_hirsutum_v2.1, whole genome shotgun sequence DNA encodes these proteins:
- the LOC107960162 gene encoding cytochrome b561 and DOMON domain-containing protein At5g47530 has translation MGGGRPLTLKLTLSLSLITCFLLSSSYGQNCAKHSFPNNRVFKTCSDLPVLNSFLHFNYDTSSSKLEIAYRHSGIGSSRWVAWAINPTSTGMVGSQALVAYQQTNGTMRVYTSPITQYQTQLQEGELSFNVSDLSASYENDEIIIFATLGLSNNGTMLNQVWQEGGLNGNIPQMHVTSGANVQSMGTLNLVSGEAGTSNGGGSKLKKRNIHGVLNTVSWGILMPMGAIIARYLKVFKSADPAWFYLHVLCQFSAYVVGVAGWGTGLKLGSESVGIQFDAHRTIGIILFSLGTLQVFALLVRPKPEHKYRLYWNIYHHLVGYTVIILSVINIFKGFDILEPEKKWKHAYIGVIVALASSAVLLEAYTWFVAIRRKRSESEGKLPYGGVNGGEGNGVYGHGVRTQQA, from the exons ATGGGAGGAGGACGACCACTAACCCTAAAGCTCACTTTATCACTTTCCCTCATTACATGCTTCCTTTTATCATCATCCTACGGTCAAAACTGTGCCAAGCATTCATTTCCCAACAACCGTGTCTTCAAAACATGTTCTGATCTTCCTGTTTTGAACTCATTTCTTCATTTCAACTATGATACTTCATCAAGCAAGCTCGAAATAGCATACAGGCATAGTGGAATCGGATCATCTAGATGGGTTGCATGGGCTATAAACCCGACATCAACAGGTATGGTCGGGTCACAAGCACTTGTTGCTTATCAACAAACAAATGGTACTATGAGGGTTTATACATCGCCTATTACACAGTACCAAACACAGTTACAAGAAGGTGAGTTGAGTTTCAATGTGTCTGATCTGTCTGCAAGTTATGAAAACGATGAGATTATTATATTTGCGACTTTGGGTCTTTCGAACAATGGTACCATGTTGAATCAAGTTTGGCAAGAAGGGGGTCTTAATGGAAATATCCCACAAATGCATGTTACTTCTGGTGCTAATGTTCAATCCATGGGTACTTTGAATTTGGTTTCTGGTGAGGCTGGAACAAGTAATGGTGGTGGTTCAAAGCTTAAAAAGAGAAAC ATACATGGAGTGTTGAACACAGTGAGTTGGGGTATACTGATGCCTATGGGTGCTATAATAGCAAGGTACTTGAAGGTATTCAAATCTGCTGATCCAGCTTGGTTTTATCTCCATGTTTTGTGTCAATTCTCGGCTTACGTCGTTGGGGTTGCTGGTTGGGGTACCGGTCTTAAACTCGGTAGCGAATCCGTCGGTATTCAATTTGATGCTCATAGAACTATTGGGATTATCCTTTTCAGCCTCGGAACACTTCAg gTATTTGCATTGCTTGTAAGGCCAAAACCAGAGCATAAATACAGATTGTACTGGAATATATATCATCATTTGGTGGGATACACAGTGATAATCCTCAGTGTGATCAACATATTCAAAGGATTCGACATACTGGAACCTGAGAAGAAATGGAAGCATGCTTACATTGGTGTCATCGTGGCTTTGGCATCTTCTGCTGTCTTGTTGGAAGCTTATACATGGTTCGTCGCAATAAGGAGGAAAAGGTCGGAAAGTGAAGGGAAACTGCCGTATGGCGGCGTTAATGGTGGTGAAGGAAATGGGGTGTACGGCCATGGTGTTAGGACACAGCAGGCATGA